The following proteins are encoded in a genomic region of Arachis stenosperma cultivar V10309 chromosome 4, arast.V10309.gnm1.PFL2, whole genome shotgun sequence:
- the LOC130973428 gene encoding RING-H2 finger protein ATL5-like, which yields MMGSGTNLVTTVIGFGMSATFIVFVCTRIICGRIRGSVESRMMYEIESRIDIEQPEHHANDPEPEPVMLDAIPTLKFNQEAFSAIEDTQCVICLADYREREVLRIMPKCGHTFHLSCIDIWLRKQSTCPVCRLPLKNSSEAKHVRPVTFTMSQPLDESHTPERNQDSESRVEPGASNSSQPPPPGEPEARQ from the exons ATGATGGGTTCAGGTACCAATTTGGTTACCACGGTCATTGGGTTTGGGATGAGTGCCACTTTCATTGTGTTTGTGTGCACAAGAATCATTTGTGGGAGGATAAGAGGGAGTGTTGAATCTCGCATGATGTATGAGATTGAATCCAGGATTGACATAGAACAG CCAGAACATCATGCTAATGACCCTGAACCCGAGCCTGTTATGCTTGATGCAATCCCCACTTTGAAGTTCAACCAAGAGGCCTTCAGTGCCATTGAAGATACACA GTGTGTCATATGTTTGGCAGATTACAGAGAAAGAGAAGTTTTACGCATCATGCCGAAATGCGGTCACACATTTCATCTTTCTTGCATTGACATATGGCTGAGGAAACAATCCACTTGCCCGGTATGCCGTCTGCCATTGAAAAACTCGTCCGAGGCGAAACATGTTAGACCTGTTACATTTACCATGAGCCAGCCTCTTGATGAGTCGCACACACCAGAAAGGAATCAAGATAGTGAGAGTCGTGTCGAACCGGGCGCTAGCAACTCCTCACAACCACCACCTCCCGGAGAACCAGAAGCAAGGCAATGA